A region of Pyxidicoccus parkwaysis DNA encodes the following proteins:
- a CDS encoding KamA family radical SAM protein has translation MDASALPVEPSPEPRASSRPSLSAEGRQRLFPAATDAEWADWRWHQRHSVRGLEQLERYVSLTADERAGVQETSALFRIGISPYYLSLIDPEHPFCPVRMQSIPVRAEARIRPGELADPLGEDKTRPEECIVHKYPDRVLFLALDTCSVYCRHCTRRRITQGGVAELTKDQMRRGIDYVRRHPEVRDVLISGGDPFLLSEARLEELLAPLSEIPHVEMIRIGTRVPVVLPMRVTDALASTLRRYAPVFVVTHFNHPKEVTPEAREACERLIDHGVPVENQAVLMRRINSDARIIKELSHVLLRSRVRPYYLHQMDVAEGCEHLRTPIAKGLEIIQQLRGHTTGLAVPHLAVDLPGGGGKVTLQPDYVVERGERETVFRNYKGEHYAYPEPEETDCACPYDEVWQARSRDYGLRKG, from the coding sequence ATGGATGCCTCGGCGCTTCCGGTGGAGCCGTCGCCGGAGCCTCGCGCCTCGTCGCGCCCCTCGCTCAGTGCCGAGGGGCGCCAGCGCCTGTTCCCCGCCGCCACCGACGCGGAGTGGGCGGACTGGCGCTGGCACCAGCGGCATTCGGTGCGGGGACTGGAGCAGCTCGAGCGGTACGTGTCGCTGACGGCCGATGAGCGCGCCGGCGTGCAGGAGACGTCCGCGCTGTTCCGCATCGGCATCAGCCCGTACTACCTGTCGCTCATCGACCCGGAGCACCCGTTCTGCCCGGTGCGCATGCAGTCCATTCCCGTGAGGGCCGAGGCGCGCATCCGTCCGGGCGAGCTGGCGGATCCGCTCGGTGAGGACAAGACGCGCCCCGAGGAATGCATCGTCCACAAGTATCCGGACCGGGTGCTCTTCCTCGCGCTCGACACGTGCTCCGTCTACTGCCGGCACTGCACGCGGCGGCGGATTACGCAGGGCGGGGTGGCGGAGCTCACCAAGGACCAGATGCGCCGGGGCATCGACTACGTGCGGCGGCACCCCGAGGTGCGCGACGTGCTCATCTCCGGTGGCGACCCGTTCCTGCTGAGCGAGGCGCGGCTGGAGGAGTTGCTCGCGCCGCTGAGCGAGATTCCCCACGTGGAGATGATTCGCATCGGCACGCGGGTGCCGGTGGTGCTGCCCATGCGCGTCACGGATGCGCTGGCGAGCACGCTGCGGCGCTACGCGCCCGTCTTCGTCGTCACCCACTTCAACCACCCGAAGGAAGTGACGCCCGAGGCGCGCGAGGCGTGCGAGCGGCTCATCGACCACGGCGTGCCGGTGGAGAACCAGGCCGTGCTGATGCGGCGAATCAACTCCGACGCGCGCATCATCAAGGAGCTCTCGCACGTGCTGCTGCGCAGCCGCGTGCGGCCGTACTACCTGCACCAGATGGACGTGGCCGAGGGCTGTGAGCACCTGCGCACGCCGATTGCCAAGGGGCTCGAAATCATCCAGCAGCTTCGCGGCCACACGACGGGACTCGCGGTGCCGCACCTCGCGGTGGACCTGCCCGGCGGCGGCGGCAAGGTGACGTTGCAGCCGGACTACGTCGTGGAGCGCGGCGAGCGCGAGACGGTGTTCCGCAACTACAAGGGCGAGCACTACGCGTACCCCGAGCCGGAAGAGACCGACTGCGCCTGCCCCTACGACGAGGTATGGCAGGCGCGCTCGCGCGACTACGGCTTGCGCAAGGGCTGA